The Pyrus communis chromosome 5, drPyrComm1.1, whole genome shotgun sequence region GAACTAATAGCAAAGTCGTCATTATCTTGAAGTATTTCTCCTGCATACTCGCATATAAAATTTCCCTCTTGAATAAACGAGTGTGATCTAACACCCCATCCTTTTGATTTAGTCCTGAAGACTTCAAGTCTAAAACGAATGCCATGTTGACTCACTCTGTTTTTGCAAGAAGAAGGGCACTTACACAAAGGACCACATTCATACACAAGGGCATTCTTGTTCGTTCGATGTCCATTGTTATCATACGGCAAAACCCCTCCATTCTTCATTACACAAGAACATGGGTCAGATGCGGAGCATCCATCAAGGCAATGACAACCCTTTTGTGTGACCGCCTTGAAGAAATTTGGATAAATGATATTGCATGTGTAATTGAAAAATGGAGTACTCTCATCATCTATTTCATTGACCATACGAATAGGCATCCTCTCTTTCCCTTCGGAGATATCATTTTTATAAACACCACCCTTTGAAACTATTGGTCTCTTCGACTTGTCCAAAACTTTTCCCAATGTGAGTCGTGGCTGCCCCGAACACCTTCTCAATGAGAACTTAAAGACCATTTTACCAAATTTGTCTTTTTCTTGCCAAAATTCAACTACTTTGTAGAGACCATCATAAACATAAGTCGTGGAAGATCTGCTATTAGTACCCACCTCTAAACGTTTATGAATTACCCTTACAGGAGTTCCTTCTTCAATGCTATTCTTTAGTGCCAGGTTTCCACGCTCAAGTTTTTGATCCTTCGGTTCTTCACCCTTGACCATCGAATTTCCACCTTCACCTGAATATATCAAGATATCAGAAGACTCTACATGGTTGCCATAACGCCCTGAATCCACAACGCTTGTGGCCACACTTTTCCCATCCTTTGTCATGTAATCAATACCATTTTGATAAGGATGATGAAGGCCAATAATAACTAGTTGAGCCCTGTATTGAAACTCATCGCCAACTTCAACTCCTGGAATGGTTCCTAATTGTTTCCTTGTGTTAACACACTTTCCTTGCTCTTTCAGACGCATTACAACTTCCATATGAATCTTACAACCAACATTTTTGTTGGACTTTTTAGCGTATTCTTGCGAAAGCTTAGTCAATAGCTCTTGATATGCACCCAAAGCCTCCTTCACCTTGCAACGCCGGGCTACATGTACGTCATCCACGCCATCAACACTCAACTCATGATTAATAACATCCTTCTTGAGCTTAGCATCCTTGGCCAATAAAGACGAGCTCCTATCATTTGCATGTTTATTGCAATCACCACCTATTGCTGATTTGCACTCAGGAATAACATTAGCATCTGGACAATTGATTCTCAAAGAAGAAGACACCACCCTTCCACAACCTTGGGGAAAATCCCGCTCAACGGGAATACTTCTAAACATCTTCCGAGGTGAGAGGCAATTGTCCATTGGTATGTTCTTAATACTAGAGGACTGAGAAAATAGCCCATACACCTTATCATTCTTCTCCGTATGGCCAACAATATTTGATGATTGGTCTATGATGCCACGATCTTCAGACTTGCTTGGTAGCACCCGAGCATCAAATAACCCACATCCTATCGGGAATTCTCGAACAGCATCAACTCTTGGCCTCTTTATGGTGTAAGGAAAGCGATTGACATTCCTTTCCTCCGTCGTTTCCAGTGTAGACATACTGAGTACCAACCTCTGTACCAAAAGATTTCCAAGAAAACCTATACACAACGTATAAAGTAGGAGCCGACCATATATTAACCAGGTACAACAGCCATGGTAATTTATGTCATGTGCAAGAGATAGAGAATAATACTTAATCAACACAATATGCATAATGTTTACTTCATATTTTAAAttagataaaaataataaatatagacAAATGCTGATTAATCTTAACACAACAATACTAAATTGGTATTGGCACAAGCgctatttagttttaaaaa contains the following coding sequences:
- the LOC137733154 gene encoding histone-lysine N-methyltransferase, H3 lysine-9 specific SUVH5-like; its protein translation is MEVVMRLKEQGKCVNTRKQLGTIPGVEVGDEFQYRAQLVIIGLHHPYQNGIDYMTKDGKSVATSVVDSGRYGNHVESSDILIYSGEGGNSMVKGEEPKDQKLERGNLALKNSIEEGTPVRVIHKRLEVGTNSRSSTTYVYDGLYKVVEFWQEKDKFGKMVFKFSLRRCSGQPRLTLGKVLDKSKRPIVSKGGVYKNDISEGKERMPIRMVNEIDDESTPFFNYTCNIIYPNFFKAVTQKGCHCLDGCSASDPCSCVMKNGGVLPYDNNGHRTNKNALVYECGPLCKCPSSCKNRVSQHGIRFRLEVFRTKSKGWGVRSHSFIQEGNFICEYAGEILQDNDDFAISSTEHGNVGRFVNHSSCPNLFCQAILYDHDDLRMPHMMLFSKKNIAPKQELTCDYNSSGRKFVI